From Salvelinus namaycush isolate Seneca chromosome 9, SaNama_1.0, whole genome shotgun sequence:
TCATTCTCCACCAGTGCAGACCAGAAAACAGCATGGAGGCCCTCTCTCTGGAAATATCTGGCCCAGATCCTCCGCTGCTCCCGGGTAAGCAGGTCAGCCTTGTTCACCAGCAGCAAGTTCACCTTGTCCCGGGACACTTCCTTGACATAGCACTCCTACAGGAACCATGAAGGTCAATGGGTGAAATGCCACAGTGTTTCCCCACCTATCAGTTTGGTTTGGCGGATTCCCCCACCTGGCAATGCCATTCCCCATCCAAGAAAAATTTGCCTCAATTATTTGATGACATACTTAGAGAATGGACACTACATTAGAACGGTGGATTAAATCAATGGGCTAGTTTGGCTGCGCCCTTCGCCACTGTACTTACCAGGTCAGGGCAACGAAACAGCAACGGGTTTCTGGCATCAACGATCTGAACAACGATGTCACTGCGTAGGAAAATTCACATTTCCATCATCATACAAGGCACTGAAAGGCTGAAACAGGACACAATTAGTCATGAGACACAGCAGCTCTGATTCCTACCTCCTCTCAATCACTCGACAGAGCTGTCTCCAGAAATCCAAATTCCTTTCAAAAGGGGTGAGAATCATTTTCTGCTCCTCTTCTAGTCTATGAAACAAAATAGATCAACTTTAGGGCACTGCTAAAAGAAAACCATGTTACTAAAGGCGCACAATCTATAAACATCAAAACAATGAGATCCTATTcaattgatgggggggggggggggggggtggtgtaaGTGTTTTGATTGTAGTGGGTTTCATACAGTGCCAGTTCTCGTCTCCACTCCAAGAAGCTGTCTCTCTCGGTCTGCTGGAGGACCTCTGGACTGGTGCTCTCATCCCAGTGAGGCCTGCAACATGACAAGACAAAGAAGAGACAGTAATGGAACATCAGAGGCAATGCAATATCAGCACAATCCCTACTACTAAGACAGCTAGAAAGAGGACATGAAATAACATTTGGAAGTAATATCTTTGGAGTCACTGTGCTTACTGCACGGTTAGCGCTATCCgtaatccttgggacgtccctacactaaaccctaatcttaaccctgaccctaatcaTTTAAAATGTCAACCTCAATAGGATAACGTCGGAATTGGGACTTCCCAAGGATCCCCCAGAATTGGGACTTCCAAGGATCCCCGATATCAAGGACCCTTACTGCACCTTCGTGGAATTCTGAGGAGTTGTTTGTTCTCTTCGTGCAGCTTTTTCAACTTTGCAATTTCCTCGGCTGTCAGTAATCCTGCCCGAGCTTCAGCTGGCACAAACTTGATGTTGAGCTTTTCTGGGGAAACATTTCATCCATCAGTTGCATCCTGGCAATCCAGTACAAAGAGGCAggtactggggtgtattcattagtcggatTCCATTGCAAAACATTTGGTATGTTACAAAAACTCTAAGAACCAAACAGAAGTAAACGGAACGAAACAGGGaaggacctacctgaatttgtccaataaactCGTTttcgttgcaaaatgttttccgTTTAGAGTAAACGGTTTTCCGTTGCAAACGCTTTGCAACTGAATCCAACTAATGAATACACCACCGGGGACAAATTATGGTAGGACCCTCCCCGTTACCTTAGtgtccgtttaagaaacgttttgcaaacgaattggcagaatgaatacacccctggtagAGGACAGTTTAAAAGATCACTTGTCAGGTCAATGCAATGGAGTATTTACCTGCAACAAACTCAGTTCCTGCCATTTTTGCAGTTGCAAGGAAGTCATCCATAGAACTCTGCTCAGTCACTGACTGCAGGTTGAGACGACCCCAATCGTAGCCATCATTCAGTTCACTGGTGTGGAGCTGGCAATGTGATATCACGTTAAATCATCagcaaggtagctagctaacaagacaGACGACCATTAAAACAAGATgtgttactttatttattttcagGAGAGCAGTATTCACCAAATCCTGGTTTTCCCAAATGTTTTACTTTACtctgctaactaactagctagaaGTTAGAACAGGCTAGGACCCTTGGAGGTAGGTCTAGCTATaggttaagctagctagctagctaaataactaTAGTTAAATAACGTAGCGTTAATGAACGTTACCCAAGTATCGCCCCTCTTGTTGCCTCGGCCTGCGTTGAGTCTCTCCTTTATCAACGATCTCCCGAGCCCCATGGCAGACTTCTTCTTACCCATTTTAGGTTTAGTCTTGTTACCACAAACTACTTTTTGTCAATTTAATTAGATTACGTTGGTATATCGAGTAGAACAGCCCAGCAAACAGGACCCCATGTGAAGTGAATTGTTGTCGCATGAGGAGGAAGTGAAACGGAACATACCAACTTAGTTAATATTATTAGTAATTATTCAGCTATCGAGATTGATCTCAAGTGTATAAATCGCTGGAAGTAACTGAACCAGATTCAGTATGTTTGTTTGCTGCTTAAAGTGTAATTTTATTATGAATTACTGTAATGATTTGTGCATTGACTTGGTTTTGTGGTACATTCCAAAAGATGTGTCCAACACTCAAATACGCATTGAAGGAAACACACTCCGTCAAATAACATTTCCACCAAGAACACGTTCGAAAATATAAACTTTTTGTGACAGGTGCTATCATCTAAATGTCGATACTCAATTGTACACATTTCTAAATACTTaatatatttataattatatttcTGAAATGCAATGCGCAACACAATAAACTCGTCCCTTCATTGGTTATTTGATTCAAAAGATGGTGAAAATCGTTAATGTACTTTTTATTTGGTCAAAATTGGACATGGAATAACGGAAAACAATAACAACAAAAGTTATAAACATTTTTGATTTTCGGTTTTCTTTTCATACGCGGCAGTACACGCCCCCTCATAGAATATTCATAATACTTAGGTGTGTGTTTAGACCAGAGCTTAGTTTGTCAGCACAAATAAATAATTTTACCaaagagtttctaaacccagaggcgcaacatcgcgAGACTTTTGGGAACGCTTacacagtgttgccaacttagccGCTATATTTagcaagtattcatacccctctagcgacacattttcaaaaaagcaAATCTAGTGACTTTTTCTGATGTTATTGGAGACTTTTGGAGACTGACTTGTAAGcacgtatcgttcttactcttctcaacgagcagctCTCAAAGCATTTACAGGCCTCgcgcagcagtccctcccagctgcagtcagagcaggagatgttcacccctccgcatccagactgcaaatgaatcgcgcaTGCGGGAAGCCGCCGCTGGCTGATCCCGCCTTTgcttacataaaaaaaaaaatgaattagggccagactagttaccataattttctcacattgccattgacagttttttctattgtctctttttggtccatttagattgttaatgtagattgtatacaaaaaaaagtaaaaaatattatggttaaaaatgttcatgttttactgtgttgtaggctcctaagtgggccataaggttaaaaaccaaaccaaattaagaaaactaaacaaaaaaaaacaaaaagtgaataaaatttaaaataaaaactaagtaactccgccagagtgtctcttttgggtcacttttgccggtcccaagcccggataaaggaggagggttggaattgtgacattaaaaaaacaagaatcgacagaagaaagttcatttgtagttctaaacatatttagggtgttttttactcactttttgtctccCACGACATTATTCCCCTCTCCTACAgcgttcatcacaattacatgcacatgcCAATTATGCATATTAGGTGATGATGTCATTTAGCGACTTctagcgacttttaggacagccaatagctactttccttactaaggagttggcaacactgcttACGAAGCAGACCAAGACTGGGTTTGAGGTTAGAGAAGTTAATGACAGAAGTGAAACGTTCTTCCTTAGCTGTTAATTTTTTCAAAATCTAAAGGCCCAACCCAGATTCGAGCCAATTAACTagctgaacatgttattactccaaccttgtgaaagtgacaaactgacacgctcattttttgtcaaaaacaactttatattgaaggcgtgcctttgatttgacctgatttagaagcagtttctgcctatcttcCTACTGTACGGTCTTTAATTATACTGTGTCTGTGATAATGAAGATAACAATACTTATGTTAGCTAAGATGCAGAACTTATCATTAAGTAAGCATGCCAATTGAACAAACTCGACAACAATTGAACACTTCGGTGTGGTGTTTGACATCATTTTGTTGGGTTATGCTGGCCGAAAGGTTCCATGGCCACAATAAAACTAAATTATTGTAGcaacccgcacagacagctgtgtgttatgtgttaggctattagttggttgtgttgtacttaccagtacccagtgttcgtgGGGTCCGCCAttccaatcaacctgctatctgctaatcacaggaatgcctggaatgttctgatgccgggcatcctggtggttGGCGGAGGGGGCTTGgtcagggggatggagcattggaagttaagtcTTACATCtggccttcacaagagaaggtcacggttgttTTATAGGGTAtccttcatttatttggcgtgggctacggccaaacagtagcctgtgtgaaGTTGGGTTAATTAAACTGTAAATTcataaactcaatcctctgtctggacaattgttcctttatgatctagtcaggtcattacattatGAATGACAATGTCATGGCAAGTTGGAGAATAGTTTGTCTCACTATGGCTCTGCCCCTACCTACACCTACTCAGTGTAatatttttgttgtgttacagcctgaatttaaaattgattaaattgagatgttgtgtcacaggccgacacacaataccacataatgtcaaagtggaatgctgttattttttattttatttttaacaaattaattaaaaattaaaagctgaaatgtcttgagtcaataagtgttcAACCCCTTGTTTATGGCAAGCCTAGAAAAGTTCAGAAGTACACTTTTGCTTAACCAGTCAAATAATAAgtttcatggactcactctgtatgcaataatagtgtttaaaatgatttttgaatgactacctctgcatcccacgcatacaattatctgtagggTCCCTCAGTCAAAcaatgaatttcaaacatagattcaaccacTAAGTccatggaggttttccaatgcctcgcaaagaagggcacctattggtagatgggtaaaaaaaaggagcatgatgaagttattaattacactttggatggtgtatcaattcaCCCAGCCATTCACCCACCcagctgtctagcaatgatcaacaaccaacttgacagaacctgaagaatttttaaaataataatgtgcagatattgtacaatccaggtacaaagctcttagagacttaaccagaaagactcagctgtaatcGCTTTCAAAGGTGATTATAAAATGTATTGACTAAGGGttgttaatacttatgtaaattagatatttatgtatttaattcTCAATAAACTAGCAAAAAAATTGTTTTAaatcactttatcattatggggtattgtatgtaaatgggtgagattttttttattcaggctgtaacacaacaaattgtgTAGTAAGTCAAGTggtatactttctgaaggcactgtacataagcATAATAATACAGCTTGTATCACATTTTGACACTTACTAAAAGCAGGTAATGCTAGCTGAAGTGGATGGCAAATGCAGTTGGCCAGTAGATGTGTAAAGACAAAGTAAATGTCATGAAATCATATTTTGTCTTAGCTTTTAACTCATAaaatattactttttattttattttatttaggatCACAGGTAAAATGCCGCAATTGCATTCACATTTTTTGACTCATCAAGACTAGGTGGGGAGGTAGAGTGAGAGTGAGTTTCTTTAACCAAACCCATCTATCCCATCTCCCTCCCCAAACCCACACTCCCCCAAGCCGACATCCCTCTGTTAGATTTGAGTAAAAACCACACTTGAAGCACATTTAAACATTGAAGTAAaccaatttaatttaaaaaaaagttgaacAAGAGTGAGTTACATTTTGGATGAGGGTGTGCCAACAGCAAAGCACCTTCTCTAAATGTATcctggggagaggggggggggggggggggggtatatgatCCAATTCCACTCTGCCTACTACCTAGCCATCCTGCTGGGCCCTTGGTTCAACCATTACTGCTGGGAAAGAACAGGTTGACCCACGTCTTTCCTTTCTCTCCAATTTTTACTCACGGTCTGTCTCCCTCCAACACATTTGCCCATTGTACAGATCAGATCCTCTGGCTCTTAGgaactcccccctcctccccccctcctcctccttctcctcacttTCATACATACATCACTTCCTACAACTGACAGCAGCTGTCAGCCCACTCTCCTATCACTTCTCAATTTCTCATACAAGACAACATGAATGTCATTGATTTCCATGGATTTGAGTATTTTATGCAAATATTTTACTGTAACATATTTTGATGATATCTATTTCTTGCAGGTAAATGTCTAATGATACCACAAATAATGCATATTATAATAATCATAATATTATCACAGTCCTATAATTATCCTAATCACATGCTCctatatattacctcaatcaaGCAGTTGCGCAGCCTCTAGCTTAGTGTTTGTTTGCCAAGCAATACAGCCGTTTCACAGTGGCTCCTTCATATACAGCTGAAATCACATGCACACTACACGGCCCAATTGGTCCAGCTCAGTAATCAAGTAATGTCTCACTGGCTCCGTATCATtcatgactgcaacacttaacaaagagctgcagttagtttcggaaTGGGTAGCAAAGAATAAcctagtcctaaatatttccaaaactaaaagcattgtatttgggacaaatcattcactaaaccctaaacctcaactacgtctcgtaatgaataatgtggaaattgagcaggttgaggagactaaactgcttggagtaaccctggattgcaaactgtcatggtcaaaacatattgatacaacagtagctaagatggggagaagtctgtccacaataaagcgctgctctgccttcttaacaacactatcaacaaggcaggtcctactaataacagggttaataactgctaataacagggttaataacatatctgtgagaatatccatggggcttttatataattctaaattaataataataatcgctttgtttaaaaaataacaatattttggagattatttcgttttcaaataacaAAATGAGTGAGGAAAAAGGCCAttattgaacatggggtgagacattgttcctaatttgtaaataaagctagtttgttatttagaatcaTTTATTTCTAAATaagaaaccaaaaacctacagtcatctTATGAGTCTCCCAGTCaagggtattgaaccagcatctgtagcaataCTGCTTGCACTGCGattcagtgtcttagaccactgcaccactcaggcaCTATACAACATGACTGgttgggagtaggctacagtactataGAGACACAGTAGTGCCTTGGGACCCAAacgcataatcagtgctctaactcccccttgcgctggtctggagcaatgacgtAGTGACGCatggtaccgtactaaaccacaaattacctctaaatccTGCAGCATAATTgcaaaacttttagtggagcaaccactgtacatgattccatatgtcttatttcatagttttgatgtcttcactattattctacaatgtagaaaatagtactaataaaggaaaaccctggaatgagtaggtgtgtccaaacttttgactggtactgtgtatgacATTTGTGGTGCTACAATTAATGAAGCTTTGGATTTTGTATTCTTTATCTGTTCTCGGGTGGTAAAAAACTTTAGTATTGGTCGTACTGTCACAATGTACACTGTGGCCACACTTGTAATTGCCATTTGGTGCTCCTGGGGGCCAAGTGTCACGCTTCTTGAGCAGCTGCATGCTGTGCGTAACGGAACGGCAAATTTTCTCACACGGCGAAAACAGTGTTTCAGTACAATGGATTTGATGCGACCGGCACATGGGCGTTTTTTTTCTCTTCTGTTACACTCACACAGACTAACATTCAAGTCGGAAAATGTAATACAGTTTGTTGTTATTTGTTTTCCGTTATTCCATGTCCAATTTTGACACAATAAATGACAAAGCAAGTCGATTTCAAATGTTCGTTTTTCAAATTCAGAAACCGAAATCGAAACAAGCCGTTATCCATTTTTACTAATGTTTGGGGTGTTTCATGAAGAGAAAATTATACTATAGCCTAATTATATGCATAGcctacttattattattattaacaatatgaatattattaatgttattattGGATTTTAAGCTTGTTACAGACTAAGTAGCCCAACCAACCGCCAGATGGCACTATTATTGCTTTTAAGTCGTTTGTAAAAGGAATAATACTGCCATCTGATGGTGGGTTGGGCTACAGACTAAGAGGCTTGGAGCATGTTAATAGTAAAGGAGGCAACTCTTTcttaccaatagatggcagcataaacCGAAGGATGGTCTGCAAGACATTTATTTTTGGTGCATTGCCATGCATAGAAAGATTGACAGCAAACCAGCTTTTCTTTGTATTATTCGCTTGATATACGGAAACTATATGTATTTATAGGTTCTACTGTTATccattttgtatttcattttgttTTCATACTAACTATATGCAGACTcgttatatcaaatcaaatcaaatgttattggtcacatacacatggttagcagatgttattgcgagtgtagcgaaatgcttgtgcttatagttccaacagtgcagtaatagctaacaagtaatctaacaattccacaacaactgcctaatacacacaaatctaagtaaagggatggaataagaatatatacatataaatatatggatgagcgatgactgagcggcatagacaagatgcaatagatggtataaaaatacagtatatacatatgggatgagtaatgcgagatatgtaaacattattaaagtggcattattgaAGTGACTAGTGATTTATTTATTAAAGTTGCCAATGATTTAAAAAATCTATCAGTTCTGCTCTGAGTGAGTATATGTACAATGGAAGTATTGTtggaattattaaagtggcattattgaAGTGACTAGTGATTTATTTATTAAAGTTGCCAATGATTTAAAAAATCTATCAGTTCTGCTCTGAGTGAGTATATGTACAATGGAAGTATTGTTGGAATTTACAGGTCGATGTATATAAGCGGTTATATCAGTTTGTATATTAGCCTATTATTTCCAAATTCTTCTTATTTCAGTTCAGTTAATGAACCTCTGCAAGAGCACCCTGAGTGCCAATTGCATCCTCAAGGTAGAGCTGTTTAACTTTGGTCTCTCTCATAATGgttccatccatctctccctctatgttCCCCTACAGAGACACTGTAATGGTTCAACCCAGTATATAGCCAATGTAGACCATCCAATTCTCAGCAGACCCAACCTCTGTCAGACAGACAGCGATCATAGAATGGGAGAGCGCAATTGTGGTTATGGAGAAGTCTTGAGAGGATAAACAAATTAAGTACAGGATAACTTGAACGTTTGTTGTATTGGAGTCGCTAATAAACCATAAAAGTCAGTCAAATATATACGATTTAGTTGCAGTAAAACGTTCGCTGTAGTGTACGTTATTGCTGTGGACGTGATACGACCATATAATGCTGCCTTGGAAGAAGAATAAGTTCGACTTGATTGAGGAAGATAAACAGTCGAAGCAGAAGGGCTATGCCGTGAGTTTGAACTACTCTGCCCTGACCTCCTTTGCCAAGTCTTGCCCGGAGAGTGCTTTGAACAGGGTTGGAAGCATGTTCAAGACAAAAAGGAAAAAGGTTAAAATTACCAGTGAGGACCCCACCTACACGGTCCTCTACCTGGGTAATGCCACCACCATCCAGTCGAAAGGAGAAGGCTGTACGGACGTGGCTGTGAGCAAAATTTGGGGCAAGAGCGAAATGGGCAAAAATGGCACGAAGATGAAACTGACCATCAGCTCGCAGGGCATCCGAATGGTGCATGTGGACGACAAGGCGAGGAGACCGGGACATTTGTATTTATTGCACCGGATAACCTATTGCGTTGCGGACCCAAGGCTACCCAAAATTTTCGCTTGGATATACAGACATGAGATGAAGCACAAGGCAGTGATGCTGCGGTGCCATGCGGTGCTGGTGTCCAAGCCGGAGAAGGCAAAGGCCATGGCACTACTTTTGTACCAGACCTCGGCGACAGcgctttctgaatttaaaagacTTAAAAGGAGGGACGATGCAAGGCACCAGCAACAGCAGCTGATAGGGGAACAAACCATACCCCTTGTGCCCCTCAGGAAGCTTCTAAACGGACAGTGTTATTACAAACCGCCGGTGGAGCGCAGCAGGAGCGCGCCCAAATTGGGCTCTATCACAGAGGACTTAAtcggagaggaggaagaggagaaagcgATGCACTTTGAGTGTGAGGACATTTTAGACACGGATGACGATTGTGTGGGCAATGGTAAACATGAGCTGTCCCAGATCATCAGTGACCTTGGAGAGATGAGCATAGGAAACGACGTACAAACACTAAAAGCTGACCTTAGGGTTACACGACTCCTCTCTGGGGAGAGCACGGGCAGCGAGTCGTCATTAGAAAGCAACCAGGAGCCAATTTCTGTCTCAAACGGATTCGAGGAGGGGAAGATGCAGGAAATATCATGAAGTCTACGTTTTCCTGGAGCCAAAATTCCCTCCACTGGGATAAGAACAATTTCCTTTTCTGTTTATTTTATGCTGTCGGCTGTGAGTGTAGCCTATGCCTGTATTATTGTACCCCCTCGCCGACTTGAAAGGATATAGAGGGGTAGCCTATGTTATAGTTATTGAGTGATATTTTGGCGAACATTGATAGCCTACAGAAAAGGGGCAGGACTGCATGCTGAGACTGGCCCCGAAGTCACCGTGCGTACCAGGAGAGTGATGCACCGCTGATTCACACTTTATTAAGATGCTTTGTATTAGAACTTGTTTACCCAACCCAATTCCCGCGTGGAAATGCATTTTTCTTGCGCAACATTGTCCAGAAATATGTAGCCTAACATTCCATTTTGAAAGCACGTTTCCTTTTTGTCGCAATGGGTTAAATTAGAAGTCCCTCGCTCTCCTTTCAGGAAGCTTTTCTACAATTATGTTTTTGCACTGTTGTGAAATTCAGTCGAGTATTACGTTTATTATGTGTATAATATCGTTTTCTCGTATATGTTATCAGAAACATCAATGTCATATCTTTGCTGTGCAAAAGAACAATACCCTAATGTATTAAGATGTACATAGTAAATGCATTgtgtataaaaaaatatccattaTTTTTTAAGGGAGAAAAATGTGGTTTGTTTATGTGAACCTAAAAAAAATACcaataaaaacaacaaaataacatgCAGGCGTTTGTATAGTTTATGCACTCATTTGGAACATTATTTGTTCAAATCAGGTATCATCTCCATCAAGTGCACCTTGTATTATTTGATGGCTTTTAACTTTCCGCCTCCAAATGAAGTCCAGATACTGATTATATCCATCACTGGGTTTAGAATTGCGATGAATTAATGGAAACATTAATGTCAGCATTCACACTTCAAAATTTGAAGGCCTGCTTTTTGTTGTTGCATAGCTCCATACCTGATTGATAACTCATCCATTTACCGACATGACACCCCTCATCCTTGGGAATCACATCATTTTGGGGAAATTGTTTTGATACAGGGTGGCATGCATAGGAGAGACATGTAGGGCCTAGATCTCAAGGACCCATTTTTTCTGGGGAAGGAAAAATACTATTTTGTTCTAGTGATTTCTAGTCAACTGTCAGTTCTCTCACAGACATTCTGCATTGCTCAGTTTATTTTGGTCACTGTTTCAAGATGTTACATATAGTAGATGTATTAGGCTACTTGTTGAGTCGACAAGCCACACCTCTCCAACACCTCTattttctctcctgctctgtgTGCCTACAGTATTGCAGTCACCATGGGAATGATGGAATTAATAGAAATGCTTCATGATTGTTATGGTTGCAGTCATAGAACCTTACGGGCAGGCCAGGCCCAGCTAAACCACATCAACACAAGGTGCTCAAGTCATGAAGGATAAAGTATTGTGTTACATCAAACAAATACTTCATGTAAGACCAAGGAGTCTATTTTATAGTAGTTACTAAACTCAATGTTATTCATCTATTATTACAACTTAGTTACTGCATAATTTGGTAGAGATTTAAGTGCCTTAAGTATATCTGGAATAGCTATGTGTATCAGTACATCTCTGAGTCATGTCTGTATGTTAGTCCAAATGTCATCTTGACAGGTTTGATATTTGAAATCTTGCCTACAGCCTGGGTTGTCTCGTTTGAACAGAATAGGGTCTTAGGCTATGTAAGGTCTTAGGCTATGTGCATTCACAGACTGCCACCACCCTCTACTTTAGCTGCTTTTCTATAAGTGAAAGGACTGGCACGGCTACTTCCCTCCCATGCACTACCAAGCCCGCTTAGCACCAGGCCCACATGGATTCCACCAAATGTATACAGTTCCTGTCTGACACTGAGTGGTATTAATAACTCAGTAGTGCCACTGTGGTCACAGTAGTGTTCTGTCGGGGGTTGGGGCTGTCACACTAAGCATGGCATTTTTCATATTATTTTTCATGAGAAGAGCTGAGGGGAGTCACCACTCTCTGTGGCTGTCTGTCTGGGGGGACTACTGTATTGATGTGGACATTAGTATTCTAGTCAGGTATAGTGCAGTGCAGCTCCAGCCCGGCATTAGCCTCAGTCTATCTGCCAGTGCTTTACCTCAGAGACCTCTACTGGACGCAGAGATGCTGCTTCAGAGGCAACCACTTCtacctctgctgctgctgctcagtaGCAAATAGAAACTGAATTAGAGATTAGGGGAGAAAGGTGAGCTTGTTCTCTGTTTAGTACCCAGGTGATGTGTGGATGCCTCAATCAACCTAGGCTGTCCAGACTTTTACAACACTTCATGTATAGCCTGGATGGCCTACCACGGCTCTAAAAATGGCAAGTCGGTGCTTTGGGCCAATGATTGCCCATGGGTCCTATAAAAAGCAAAACTTCTCCTCATTTTGAATTGATGCAGTGGTGCTCAATAGGACACGGTAACACAAAACTCCACTACTGGGCTGTGTCACTCACTTCACTTTCCTTTTTTCTGTCAGGAAGCTATGAAACTGTACCGAAATAGCAAGCGTGTCAAAACCCACACAGTTTCCCACAGTTTCCCTTCTCGATGTGGTGCTGCCCCAGCTGCTGTCTCACTGAAGCCTCTCGTACAATAATTACACCACAGACAGTACGACATCATCAGCCCACGCCCACCCTGAAAATAAAGCAGCAGGATGTGCTATTAGTGGACAACTGCAAACTAGAGCTATAAACCTCTCATAAAGACCGTGAAACTGTCCATTAGTATACTATTTAAAGCTCCCCTTGCAATCACTAGACAGTTTGGCCCTAGTGCAGCAGTGACCTGTATATTTTCACTCCGTGCCAGCAAGCTCCATTTAGATGCTCTATTACATGGCCGCCAAACATCACACGTTGTTCCTGTCTCTCTTGTTTCTCAGGGTAACCTGGATATCCTCTCGATGTGTATTGATAATTCTAATAAAACAGGCTTTTAAtttgaacttttatttaactaggca
This genomic window contains:
- the LOC120053395 gene encoding protein FAM43A-like; this encodes MLPWKKNKFDLIEEDKQSKQKGYAVSLNYSALTSFAKSCPESALNRVGSMFKTKRKKVKITSEDPTYTVLYLGNATTIQSKGEGCTDVAVSKIWGKSEMGKNGTKMKLTISSQGIRMVHVDDKARRPGHLYLLHRITYCVADPRLPKIFAWIYRHEMKHKAVMLRCHAVLVSKPEKAKAMALLLYQTSATALSEFKRLKRRDDARHQQQQLIGEQTIPLVPLRKLLNGQCYYKPPVERSRSAPKLGSITEDLIGEEEEEKAMHFECEDILDTDDDCVGNGKHELSQIISDLGEMSIGNDVQTLKADLRVTRLLSGESTGSESSLESNQEPISVSNGFEEGKMQEIS